One part of the Mya arenaria isolate MELC-2E11 chromosome 3, ASM2691426v1 genome encodes these proteins:
- the LOC128226609 gene encoding uncharacterized protein LOC128226609, with amino-acid sequence MALAAAPVLLVITLCYLHGAWSTEPMMFGGAMSGMGVGMNPMGGKFAVKNAIRTNIQMLSKQLASMERMHSPMIRNPFMNKKPIIPPKKPFFPKKPILPKKPIFPPKKPMFPKRPIFPKKPMIPPKKPMFPKRPIFPKKPIFPRKKPMFPKRPIFPKKPIIPPKKPMFPKRPIFPKKPIIPPKKPMFPKRPIFPKKPIIPPKKPMFPKRPIFPKKPMFPKRPIFPKKPMFPKRPIFPKKPMFPKRPIFPKKPIFPPKKPMFPKRPIFPKKPILPPKKPMFPKRPIFPKQPIFPPKKPMFPKRPIFPKKQMIRPKKPMFPKKPIFPKKPIFPKRPIFPNKPIFPPKKPMFPKRPIFPNKPMIPPKKPMFPKRPIFPRKPIFTPKKPMVPKRPIFPRKPIFTPKKPMFPKRPIFPKKPMIHPRKPIFPQKKPFIPKKPFIPRKKPFIPKKPFIPQKKFFIPRKPFIPRKKPFIPMKPFIPQKKPFIPFIPRKTSFMPKRPFFPNGLPGMGIFGQKGPTYNSVMKPKKFMIPKQSIAKNPFKGKPKFMPNRIGDSIFW; translated from the exons ATGGCGCTAGCAGCAGCGCCCGTTCTTCTGGTGATTACACTCTGCTACTTGCATG GAGCATGGTCGACAGAACCGATGATGTTTGGGGGTGCTATGTCTGGGATGGGTGTTGGAATGAATCCCATGGGAGGCAAATTTGCAGTGAAGAACGCTATCAGAACCAATATACAGATGCTGTCCAAACAACTAGCTAGTATGGAGAGAATGCACAGCCCTATGATTAGAAACCCATTTATGAATAAGAAACCAATCATTCCACCCAAGAAACCTTTCTTCCCTAAAAAGCCGATCCTTCCAAAGAAGCCAATATTTCCACCCAAGAAGCCAATGTTTCCAAAGAGGCCGATCTTTCCGAAGAAGCCAATGATTCCACCGAAGAAGCCAATGTTTCCAAAGAGACCGATCTTTCCGAAGAAGCCAATATTTCCACGCAAAAAGCCAATGTTTCCAAAGAGGCCGATCTTTCCCAAGAAACCTATAATCCCTCCTAAGAAGCCGATGTTCCCAAAGAGGCCGATCTTTCCGAAGAAACCTATAATCCCTCCTAAGAAGCCGATGTTCCCAAAGAGGCCGATCTTTCCGAAGAAACCTATAATTCCTCCTAAGAAGCCAATGTTTCCAAAGAGGCCGATCTTTCCCAAGAAGCCAATGTTTCCAAAGAGGCCGATCTTTCCCAAGAAGCCAATGTTTCCAAAGAGGCCGATCTTTCCCAAGAAGCCAATGTTTCCAAAGAGGCCGATCTTTCCCAAGAAGCCAATATTTCCACCGAAGAAGCCAATGTTTCCAAAGAGGCCGATCTTTCCCAAGAAACCTATACTCCCACCAAAGAAGCCAATGTTTCCTAAGAGGCCGATCTTTCCCAAGCAGCCAATATTTCCGCCCAAGAAGCCCATGTTTCCAAAGAGGCCGATCTTTCCAAAGAAGCAAATGATTCGACCAAAGAAGCCAATGTTTCCTAAGAAGCCGATCTTTCCCAAGAAGCCAATATTTCCTAAGAGGCCGATCTTTCCCAATAAGCCAATTTTTCCACCCAAGAAGCCAATGTTTCCAAAGAGACCGATCTTTCCCAATAAGCCAATGATTCCACCAAAGAAGCCAATGTTTCCAAAGAGACCGATCTTTCCTAGAAAGCCAATATTTACACCGAAGAAGCCAATGGTTCCAAAGAGACCGATCTTTCCTAGGAAGCCAATATTTACACCTAAGAAGCCAATGTTTCCTAAGAGACCGATCTTTCCAAAGAAGCCAATGATTCACCCAAGAAAGCCGATTTTTCCGCAAAAGAAACCGTTTATTCCCAAGAAGCCATTTATACCACGAAAGAAACCATTCATCCCAAAGAAGCCGTTTATACCCCAAAAGAAGTTTTTCATTCCACGGAAACCGTTCATTCCACGAAAGAAACCATTTATTCCTATGAAGCCGTTTATACCGCAAAAGAAACCATTCATTCCGTTCATTCCTAGGAAAACATCGTTTATGCCGaagagaccattttttccaAATGGCCTTCCTGGGATGGGTATTTTCGGACAAAAGGGACCTACTTATAACTCTGTGATGAAGCCAAAAAAATTCATGATACCTAAACAATCCATTGCCAAAAACCCATTTAAAGGAAAACCTAAGTTTATGCCAAACAGAATTGGAGATTCaatattttggtaa
- the LOC128229261 gene encoding uncharacterized protein LOC128229261 isoform X3, producing the protein MDVRVILLTLTAVINTVLGQINNIGYPSERFSQAQLGSSFGSERGAQFGDQTTTQFRGPTDQQLRGQSGARFIGQAGAQFIGQADAQFRGQADAQFGSQTRSPSIGQSLDRGSSGRTSQGFIHQEQPRFPADTTVDFFNSNLQLDTIASRMDLGGGSSHGSGRRSPPRSIGGVRRVASGIQEDPSFIQRILGSTVAGRELRMGEMDLPRHGGAGIGERHADGLLDGWDGNPQTLMNQFNRGPSGPPTWSDPFNGRRIPQVPVGFNGNFASIRGFGRVPPVRPRRRW; encoded by the exons ATGGACGTACGCGTTATACTGCTAACCCTGACGGCTGTCATCAACACCGTCCTGGGACAAATTAACA ATATAGGCTATCCCAGTGAAAGATTTTCTCAAGCTCAGCTTGGGTCATCATTTGGGTCCGAACGAGGCGCACAGTTTGGTGACCAAACTACGACCCAGTTCAGAGGCCCTACTGATCAACAACTGAGGGGTCAATCAGGTGCACGGTTTATTGGGCAAGCCGGTGCACAGTTTATTGGGCAAGCCGATGCACAGTTCAGAGGCCAAGCCGATGCACAGTTCGGGAGTCAGACGAGGTCGCCGTCCATAGGGCAGAGTTTAGACCGAGGCTCAAGTGGGCGTACATCACAGGGGTTTATCCACCAAGAACAGCCGAGATTTCCCGCTGACACAACAG TCGATTTCTTCAACAGCAACCTGCAGCTAGACACAATAGCCTCCCGCATGGATCTTGGTGGTGGGTCTTCACATGGATCGGGCCGGAGATCACCTCCTAGAAGTATCGGTGGGGTGCGCAGAGTAGCTTCCGGTATCCAGGAGGACCCGTCCTTTATACAGCGAATTCTTGGCAGCACGGTAGCTGGCAGGGAACTGAGAATGGGGGAGATGG ACCTACCGCGGCACGGTGGTGCCGGTATCGGGGAGCGGCACGCCGACGGGTTGCTCGATGGCTGGGACGGTAACCCACAGACGCTTATGAACCAGTTCAATCGCGGTCCATCCGGTCCACCCACGTGGTCTGACCCATTCAATGGCCGCCGCATCCCGCAGGTTCCCGTGGGATTCAACGGCAACTTTGCCTCCATCAGAGGCTTTGGCCGGGTCCCGCCCGTCAGACCGCGCCGCCGTTGGT GA
- the LOC128226634 gene encoding uncharacterized protein LOC128226634, whose translation MALATAPVLLAIVLCYLQGAWSTEPKMFPGAMPGMGVGMNPMGGKIAVKNAIRTKIQTLSKQLASMERMHSPMIGNPFMNKKPIIPPKNPFFPKKPILPKKPMIPPKKPMFPKKPIFPKQPMIPPKKPMFPKRPIFPKKPIIPPKKPMFPKKPIFPKKPIIPPKKPMFPKKPIFPKKPIIPPRKPMFPKRPIFPKKPIIPPKKPMFPKRPIFPKKPIIPPKKPMFPKKPIFPKKPIIPPKKPMFPKKPIFPKKPIIPPKKPMFPKRPIFPKKPIIPPKKPMFPKKPIFPKKPIIPPKKPMFPKRPIFPGNPMIHPKKPIFPQKKPFIPKKPFIPRKKPFIPKKPFMPQKKSFIPPKPFIPRKKPFIPMNPFIPQKKQIIPNKPFIPKKTSFMPKKPFFPNGLTGTGIVGQKGPIYNSGIKPNKFMKPKQIIAKNPFKGKPKFMPNKIGDSIFG comes from the exons ATGGCGCTAGCAACAGCGCCCGTTCTTCTGGCGATTGTACTCTGCTACTTACAAG GAGCATGGTCGACAGAGCCGAAGATGTTTCCGGGTGCTATGCCTGGGATGGGTGTTGGAATGAATCCCATGGGAGGCAAAATTGCAGTGAAGAACGCTATCAGGACCAAAATACAGACGCTGTCTAAACAGCTAGCTAGTATGGAGAGAATGCACAGCCCAATGATTGGAAACCCATTCATGAATAAGAAACCAATCATTCCACCCAAAAATCCTTTCTTTCCAAAGAAGCCGATCCTTCCAAAGAAGCCAATGATTCCACCCAAGAAGCCAATGTTCCCAAAGAAGCCGATCTTTCCGAAGCAGCCAATGATTCCACCCAAAAAGCCAATGTTTCCTAAGAGACCGATCTTTCCGAAGAAGCCAATTATTCCACCCAAGAAGCCAATGTTTCCAAAGAAGCCGATCTTTCCAAAGAAGCCTATAATCCCACCCAAAAAGCCAATGTTCCCAAAGAAGCCGATCTTTCCGAAGAAGCCAATTATTCCACCCAGGAAGCCAATGTTTCCTAAGAGGCCAATCTTCCCAAAGAAGCCTATAATCCCACCCAAAAAGCCAATGTTCCCAAAGAGGCCGATCTTTCCGAAAAAGCCAATTATTCCACCCAAGAAGCCAATGTTTCCTAAGAAGCCGATCTTCCCAAAGAAGCCAATTATTCCACCCAAGAAGCCAATGTTTCCCAAGAAGCCGATCTTTCCCAAGAAGCCTATAATCCCACCCAAGAAGCCAATGTTCCCAAAGAGGCCGATCTTTCCAAAGAAGCCAATTATTCCACCAAAGAAGCCAATGTTTCCAAAGAAGCCGATCTTTCCGAAGAAACCTATAATCCCACCCAAGAAGCCAATGTTTCCAAAGAGGCCGATCTTTCCAGGGAACCCAATGATTCACCCTAAAAAGCCGATATTTCCACAGAAGAAACCGTTTATTCCCAAGAAGCCGTTTATACCACGAAAGAAACCTTTCATCCCAAAGAAGCCGTTTATGCCTCAAAAGAAGTCGTTCATTCCACCGAAACCGTTCATTCCACGAAAGAAACCATTCATTCCCATGAATCCGTTTATACCGCAAAAGAAACAGATCATTCCCAACAAGCCTTTCATTCCTAAGAAAACATCGTTTATGccgaagaaaccattttttccaAATGGCCTTACTGGGACGGGTATTGTCGGACAAAAAGGACCTATTTATAACTCAGGGATTAAGCCAAACAAATTCATGAAGCCTAAACAAATTATTGCCAAAAACCCATTTAAAGGAAAACCAAAGTTTATGCCAAACAAAATTGGAGATTCAATATTTGGGTAA
- the LOC128229261 gene encoding uncharacterized protein LOC128229261 isoform X1, producing the protein MTFAKQTIKLNVSYSQISLFCRRLPKEIKKHITMDVRVILLTLTAVINTVLGQINNIGYPSERFSQAQLGSSFGSERGAQFGDQTTTQFRGPTDQQLRGQSGARFIGQAGAQFIGQADAQFRGQADAQFGSQTRSPSIGQSLDRGSSGRTSQGFIHQEQPRFPADTTVDFFNSNLQLDTIASRMDLGGGSSHGSGRRSPPRSIGGVRRVASGIQEDPSFIQRILGSTVAGRELRMGEMDLPRHGGAGIGERHADGLLDGWDGNPQTLMNQFNRGPSGPPTWSDPFNGRRIPQVPVGFNGNFASIRGFGRVPPVRPRRRW; encoded by the exons atgacatttgcaaaacaaacaattaagcttaatGTTAGTTACTCTCAAATCTCTCTGTTTTGTCGCCGCTTACCAAAGGAGATTAAGAAACATATA ACGATGGACGTACGCGTTATACTGCTAACCCTGACGGCTGTCATCAACACCGTCCTGGGACAAATTAACA ATATAGGCTATCCCAGTGAAAGATTTTCTCAAGCTCAGCTTGGGTCATCATTTGGGTCCGAACGAGGCGCACAGTTTGGTGACCAAACTACGACCCAGTTCAGAGGCCCTACTGATCAACAACTGAGGGGTCAATCAGGTGCACGGTTTATTGGGCAAGCCGGTGCACAGTTTATTGGGCAAGCCGATGCACAGTTCAGAGGCCAAGCCGATGCACAGTTCGGGAGTCAGACGAGGTCGCCGTCCATAGGGCAGAGTTTAGACCGAGGCTCAAGTGGGCGTACATCACAGGGGTTTATCCACCAAGAACAGCCGAGATTTCCCGCTGACACAACAG TCGATTTCTTCAACAGCAACCTGCAGCTAGACACAATAGCCTCCCGCATGGATCTTGGTGGTGGGTCTTCACATGGATCGGGCCGGAGATCACCTCCTAGAAGTATCGGTGGGGTGCGCAGAGTAGCTTCCGGTATCCAGGAGGACCCGTCCTTTATACAGCGAATTCTTGGCAGCACGGTAGCTGGCAGGGAACTGAGAATGGGGGAGATGG ACCTACCGCGGCACGGTGGTGCCGGTATCGGGGAGCGGCACGCCGACGGGTTGCTCGATGGCTGGGACGGTAACCCACAGACGCTTATGAACCAGTTCAATCGCGGTCCATCCGGTCCACCCACGTGGTCTGACCCATTCAATGGCCGCCGCATCCCGCAGGTTCCCGTGGGATTCAACGGCAACTTTGCCTCCATCAGAGGCTTTGGCCGGGTCCCGCCCGTCAGACCGCGCCGCCGTTGGT GA
- the LOC128229261 gene encoding uncharacterized protein LOC128229261 isoform X2: MDTMDVRVILLTLTAVINTVLGQINNIGYPSERFSQAQLGSSFGSERGAQFGDQTTTQFRGPTDQQLRGQSGARFIGQAGAQFIGQADAQFRGQADAQFGSQTRSPSIGQSLDRGSSGRTSQGFIHQEQPRFPADTTVDFFNSNLQLDTIASRMDLGGGSSHGSGRRSPPRSIGGVRRVASGIQEDPSFIQRILGSTVAGRELRMGEMDLPRHGGAGIGERHADGLLDGWDGNPQTLMNQFNRGPSGPPTWSDPFNGRRIPQVPVGFNGNFASIRGFGRVPPVRPRRRW; this comes from the exons ATGGAT ACGATGGACGTACGCGTTATACTGCTAACCCTGACGGCTGTCATCAACACCGTCCTGGGACAAATTAACA ATATAGGCTATCCCAGTGAAAGATTTTCTCAAGCTCAGCTTGGGTCATCATTTGGGTCCGAACGAGGCGCACAGTTTGGTGACCAAACTACGACCCAGTTCAGAGGCCCTACTGATCAACAACTGAGGGGTCAATCAGGTGCACGGTTTATTGGGCAAGCCGGTGCACAGTTTATTGGGCAAGCCGATGCACAGTTCAGAGGCCAAGCCGATGCACAGTTCGGGAGTCAGACGAGGTCGCCGTCCATAGGGCAGAGTTTAGACCGAGGCTCAAGTGGGCGTACATCACAGGGGTTTATCCACCAAGAACAGCCGAGATTTCCCGCTGACACAACAG TCGATTTCTTCAACAGCAACCTGCAGCTAGACACAATAGCCTCCCGCATGGATCTTGGTGGTGGGTCTTCACATGGATCGGGCCGGAGATCACCTCCTAGAAGTATCGGTGGGGTGCGCAGAGTAGCTTCCGGTATCCAGGAGGACCCGTCCTTTATACAGCGAATTCTTGGCAGCACGGTAGCTGGCAGGGAACTGAGAATGGGGGAGATGG ACCTACCGCGGCACGGTGGTGCCGGTATCGGGGAGCGGCACGCCGACGGGTTGCTCGATGGCTGGGACGGTAACCCACAGACGCTTATGAACCAGTTCAATCGCGGTCCATCCGGTCCACCCACGTGGTCTGACCCATTCAATGGCCGCCGCATCCCGCAGGTTCCCGTGGGATTCAACGGCAACTTTGCCTCCATCAGAGGCTTTGGCCGGGTCCCGCCCGTCAGACCGCGCCGCCGTTGGT GA